In the genome of Streptomyces lydicus, the window GCTGGACGCGGCGGGGTACGGGGAGCGGCTCGGGGCGTGGACCGGGCATGGCGTGGGACTCGAAATCGACGAGGACCCTCAATTGTCCCCTGCCGCCATGGGTAAACTGGACGCTTGCGTGCCGGTCACCGTCGAGCCGGGGGTTCACATCCCGGGCCGTGGGGGTGTCCGGATCGACGACACACTCGTCGTCCGCCCCGAGGCGGACGGCGGGCCCGAGCTACTCACGATCACGACCAAGGAGCTGCTCGCGCTGTGAGCCCCACGGCTTGCGGCGTACGGCTCCGAGGTACCCACCACCTGCAGTCCAGGAGATTCCGCAACCGTGGCTTCCACGAACGACCTCAAGAACGGCCTGGTGCTCAAGCTCGAAGGGGGCCAGCTCTGGTCCGTCGTCGAGTTCCAGCACGTCAAGCCCGGTAAGGGCCCGGCCTTCGTCCGCACCAAGCTGAAGAACGTGCTCTCCGGCAAGGTGGTGGACAAGACCTTCAACGCCGGCGTGAAGGTCGAGACGGCCACTGTCGACAAGCGCGGGATGCAGTTCTCGTACATGGACGGCGAGTACTTCGTCTTCATGGACATGGACACCTACGACCAGCTGATGGTCGACCGCAAGGCTGTCGGCGACGCCGCGAACTTCCTCCTTGAGGGCTTCGAGGCCGTCGTGGCGCAGCACGAGGGCGAGGTGCTCTACGTCGAGCTGCCGGCTGCCGTCGAGCTCGTCATCCAGCACACCGAGCCCGGCGTCCAGGGTGACCGCTCCACCGGCGGCTCCAAGCCCGCCACGCTGGAGACCGGCTACGAGATCCAGGTGCCGCTCTTCATCACCGAGGGCGAGAAGATCAAGGTCGACACCCGCACCGGCGACTACCTCGGCCGGGTGAACAGCTAACCGTGGCTGCCCGCACCAAGGCCCGTAAGCGCGCCTTCCAGATACTCTTCGAGGCCGACCAGCGCGGTGCCGATGTGCAGTCCGTGCTCGCGGACTGGATGCGGCACGCCCGGACCGACCCCCGGCAGCCGCCGGTGAACGAATACACCCTGCAGCTTGTCGAGGGGTACGCGGACCATGTCGCCCGGATCGACGAGCTGATCTCCACCTACGCGGTCGACTGGGACCTGGACCGGATGCCGGCGGCCGACCGCAGCATCGTGCGGCTCGGTGCCTATGAGCTGCTGTGGATGGACGAGACGCCGGACGCGGTGGCGATCGACGAAGCCGTGCAGCTCGCCAGGGAGTTCTCCACGGACGACTCCCCGGCCTTCGTCAACGGCCTCCTCGGCCGGTTCAAGGAGCTGAAGCCGAGCCTGCGGCGCGAGGCGCAGTAGGCGGTCGGCAGAGCGTGCGAAGGGGCCCGGAGCGAAGGGCAATGCTCCGGGCCCTTCGCATGCCCGCAGAACGGCGTATGGGGGCTCTCCTGGCGCCACGTGCGCCCCCGGTGTGCGCCGTCCGTGCGCCGGTACACAGAAACCGCCGCCCCGGAGGCCCGGAGCGGCGGCACGTTTCTGCAGGTGGTGCGGTGGATCAGAGCTCGTCGTGCTGCACGGCACGGCGCGCTTCCGCGTCCAGCACTCCCCAGCTGATCAGCTGCTCGGTCAGCACCGAGGGCGACTGGTCGTAGATGACCGCAAGGGTGCGCAGGTCGTCCTGGCGGATCGAGAGGACCTTGCCGTTGTAGTCACCGCGCTGGCTCTGGATGGTGGCGGCGTAGCGCTGCAGCGGGCCGGCCTTCTCCTGAGGGACATGGGCCAGACGCTCCAGGTCGAGCACCAGCTTCGGCGGCGGCTCGGCCGCTCCGCCCGGTGTCGTCCCCGGCAGCAGTTCCTGCACCGGAACGCCGTAGAAGTCCGCCAGCTCGGCGAGGCGCTGCACGGTCACGGCACGGTCGCCGCGCTCGTACGAACCCACCACCACGGCCTTCCAGCGGCCCTGGGACTTCTCCTCGACGCCGTGGAGAGAGAGGCCCTGCTGGGTGCGGATGGCGCGGAGCTTGGCCCCGAGCTGTTTGGCGTATTCGCTGGACATAAAACTCCCCAGACGGCTGTATCGACATGCGGCTCCGCCGCGGGCTGGTAACTCACTGTGAGGTTACGCAGCGTAATCTGACTTCGTCAAGCGGAACGGGGCAGACCCTCACCCGTCAGGGGTGCGGACCGCTCCTGTGAGGGGTCCTGATAGCCTGGGCTGCGTAATTCCGACGTCCTTTAAGATCCGTCCCGTGAGGCGGAGAAGGAGGTCCGTTTCATATGGACGCAAGCAGTTCCGACACGACGGATCGGCTCCCCGCACGCCCGGTGCTCGAAGGCCCGGACATCGCGCGGATGCTCACCCGCATCGCCCACGAGATCGTCGAGCGCGCCAAGGGCGCGGACGATGTGGTGCTCCTGGGGATCCCCACCCGCGGCGTCTTCCTCGCCCGGCGGCTCGCCGCCAAGCTCGAGGAGATCACCGGCCGCACGGTCCCGGTCGGCTCGCTCGACATCACGATGTACCGCGACGACCTGCGCCTGGGCCCGGCCCGCACGCTCGCCCGTACGGACATCCCCGCCGACGGCATCGAAGGACGCGTCGTCCTGCTCGTCGACGACGTGCTCTTCTCCGGACGCACCATCCGCGCCGCACTCGACGCGCTGGGCGACATCGGACGGCCGCGCGCCGTACAGCTGGCGGTCCTCGTCGACCGCGGCCACCGCGAACTGCCGATCCGTGCCGACTACGTAGGCAAGAACCTCCCCACGTCGCTGCGGGAGACGGTCAAGGTCCAGCTCACCGAGGAGGACGGCCGCGACGCCGTGCTGCTCGGCGTGAAGCACCCCGCCCCGGCCGGCGAGCGATAGCGCACCGCGCACGGACCCGGTGACCCCGGGTCCGCAGGCATGCCCGCTCGACGGATATTCCCGTACACCTCCTTCACTCACGGAGAAAACCGGATGAAGCGTCACCTCATCTCGGCCGCCGATCTCACGCGCGACGACGCCGTCCTCATCCTCGACACCGCCGAGGAGATGGCCCGGGTCGCCGACCGGCCGATCAAGAAGCTCCCCACCCTGCGCGGACGCACCATCTGCAACCTCTTCTTCGAGGACTCGACCCGGACCCGGATCTCCTTCGAGGCCGCCGAGAAGCGGCTCTCCGCGGACGTGATCAACTTCGCGGCGAAGGGATCCAGCGTCTCCAAGGGCGAATCCCTCAAGGACACCGCCCAGACCCTGGAGGCGATGGGCGTGGACGCCGTCGTCATCCGGCACAGCGCCTCCGGCGCCCCCTACCGGCTCGCCACCTCCGGCTGGATCGACGCCCCGGTCATCAACGCCGGTGACGGCACCCACCAGCACCCCACCCAGGCCCTGCTCGACGCCTTCACCATGCGCCGCCGGCTCATCGGGCCGGACGCCGGGCTCGGCCAGGACCTCGCCGGCCGCCGGATCACCCTGGTCGGCGACGTCCTGCACAGCCGGGTCGCGCGCTCCAACGTCGATCTGCTGCACACCCTGGGCGCCGAGGTCACCCTCGTCGCGCCGCCCACCCTGGTGCCGGTCGGGGTGGAGAACTGGCCGTGCGAGGTCTCC includes:
- the efp gene encoding elongation factor P codes for the protein MASTNDLKNGLVLKLEGGQLWSVVEFQHVKPGKGPAFVRTKLKNVLSGKVVDKTFNAGVKVETATVDKRGMQFSYMDGEYFVFMDMDTYDQLMVDRKAVGDAANFLLEGFEAVVAQHEGEVLYVELPAAVELVIQHTEPGVQGDRSTGGSKPATLETGYEIQVPLFITEGEKIKVDTRTGDYLGRVNS
- the nusB gene encoding transcription antitermination factor NusB; the encoded protein is MAARTKARKRAFQILFEADQRGADVQSVLADWMRHARTDPRQPPVNEYTLQLVEGYADHVARIDELISTYAVDWDLDRMPAADRSIVRLGAYELLWMDETPDAVAIDEAVQLAREFSTDDSPAFVNGLLGRFKELKPSLRREAQ
- the bldD gene encoding transcriptional regulator BldD, with product MSSEYAKQLGAKLRAIRTQQGLSLHGVEEKSQGRWKAVVVGSYERGDRAVTVQRLAELADFYGVPVQELLPGTTPGGAAEPPPKLVLDLERLAHVPQEKAGPLQRYAATIQSQRGDYNGKVLSIRQDDLRTLAVIYDQSPSVLTEQLISWGVLDAEARRAVQHDEL
- the pyrR gene encoding bifunctional pyr operon transcriptional regulator/uracil phosphoribosyltransferase PyrR, giving the protein MDASSSDTTDRLPARPVLEGPDIARMLTRIAHEIVERAKGADDVVLLGIPTRGVFLARRLAAKLEEITGRTVPVGSLDITMYRDDLRLGPARTLARTDIPADGIEGRVVLLVDDVLFSGRTIRAALDALGDIGRPRAVQLAVLVDRGHRELPIRADYVGKNLPTSLRETVKVQLTEEDGRDAVLLGVKHPAPAGER
- a CDS encoding aspartate carbamoyltransferase catalytic subunit; its protein translation is MKRHLISAADLTRDDAVLILDTAEEMARVADRPIKKLPTLRGRTICNLFFEDSTRTRISFEAAEKRLSADVINFAAKGSSVSKGESLKDTAQTLEAMGVDAVVIRHSASGAPYRLATSGWIDAPVINAGDGTHQHPTQALLDAFTMRRRLIGPDAGLGQDLAGRRITLVGDVLHSRVARSNVDLLHTLGAEVTLVAPPTLVPVGVENWPCEVSYDLDAVLPKSDAVMMLRVQRERMNAAFFPTEREYSRRYGLDGERMARMPGHALVMHPGPMVRGMEITAEVADSDRCTVVEQVANGVSIRMAVLYLLLGGNEPALTHPRTEEK